The genomic interval CTGGGGTAGGGTTTAcgatacagagagacacagactaGTCGATCCACCGGCAGAAACGTGAGTATAGTAAGAACGGGGACTGGGGGAACAAGAGAGTTGCCACAGAAGGGCGTTTGTTTTGCGTGGCTGGCAATCTTTGAAAAAAGGTTCGCCGACGCTCGCAATGCCAGCGAAACGatcttccactttcttgtCGGCGACTTACACTGAACGAGTTGTCTACTGTCAAAGGGACCTGTGGTGACACGGCTGTCGAATCACGAAACACATATCAGAAGGAGAAATGAAGTTTCTTTTCATACATCGCAGAGCGACTTTTCTggatttttctctttttcacaAAAGACTTGGATCcggaaaaaacggaggaCCCGCGGGAAAAATCACATTCACCTGCGTTTGTGAAACACACTCGTTCTACATTTCGACTCTTCTTGGTGACTTCCTCGGTTTTACAGTGGAAATGGAAGTTAGCGGTTCTCCAATCGGCTGTTCGGGTGAGACTGAGGCGGCTAGAGACTCGAAGTGAGCGAAGAATCAAAAAGAGCAACTTTTCCTCAGAGGATTCGTGGGACACAAAGTGCGTACAGTGTATTGGCCTTCTCGCCCTAAAACAAATGGCGATCCAATGAAAACACCCCTCAATGCCCTGAAACCAAAGGCAACAAGAAAATCCAGGAAAACAGGCCCCGAACGAATGGAGACACAGCCGTAAGAGCACAGAACAGAcctcccctctttctcgacACCCGACAACCCTACAAGCAGCAAATGCAGGCAAGCCGCTGCGCCGCCGGAAATGGAGACAGAATTTGACCGACGGATCTTCGTGCTGCCAACGGTCACCTCAAGAGTGAAGAAATGCTTCTCAGCGTCTAGAGACGTCGGTggcaaagagaggaagcaacagagaggcgagggaaaaggcgacgtaggaaaaacaaagagtGTTGCAAAGTGAGGGATGAGAGACGGAAGACGATAAGagcgaaggggagaagaaaaacggaaaaactCACGCGATTTTGCTTGCCCACTTTCGAGCGCGGACAGCCGAGGAGGTAGAATCTGTAAAAACAAAGTCGTGAAAGAACGAGATCGAAATATATTTTTTGacaaagcagaaagagggagatAAAAAGACAAGTTGGACAGCGCAGCAaacgcaaagaagaaaaggaacgagATGGGTGGAGAATCGAAGCATCTCTCGATGTAGCAAGGCAGAAACACTTTCCTTGTCAAAAACCCTCTGCTCATAGTTTCCCATTCAAGGAATTTATTCACAAACACATAGACACGGAGACAGTCAAATttacaaacatatatatccatatctatacctatatccatatatatatatatatatatattgcaAATATGAAGTATGGACATGTAGGCATACGCACTCCCTATTCTGTGAACAGGGAAAGTCTTCTAGACTCTGTTCCTGGAAACTAAGAGCCTCCTTAGTCGCGGAAAAAGTTTCAGGCGCCCACCGGAGGACCTGCCGACTGGAACAAAGGAAGAACAGCGAATGTTGCTTTTTCGAGTTTACTCAAAAGAACACTTCCGGAGGGAGGAACAAAGAGTCTTGCGACGCCTCTGGGCGTCACGAGGAAACAAGCTTGACAATTGTGTGTGGAGAGACAACCAGGCTCTCCTTTGCCTTCAAGTCATCTTTAatttttcttttccacgGTTAAAAGCCTCCTTATAATTTTTCCATTTGTCGTAGAACGTACACGGTCGtaggagaggcagaagtcGTCGGCGCGAGGCTTTTGCGGCTGCACGCGACAGGCCTGACGCTGAGCTCGTCGAAAGGCTTCCACCGTGAGCAATTCCTGAATAAAACCGACGCAGCGGAGTAGTAGTACCAAcaggaaagcgaaagaacaTAGCcagacgaaagcgaagcaAGGTAACAgcgaacagaaaacgaagaggaaacagagagaagagagagaagcgcgagaaaacgaagagaggggaacaagagaaacgtCAGCGGCGCAtcagagaaaaagcggagacgcagacacaaacacgaaaaggagagagcgaacacGGAAGCCAAGAAGGATATCCACGAGAGATCAAACTTTTACCTTCTTGCTAGCGTAGTACTCTTTCacaggacgagagaaacgcagggaAATCCGAAGAAACCAAGCAGCGTAATCGACGAACGTTCGTCGGCACGGAGAGCAGACTGCCGCAGGAGTCCAGGAAATGACTGCCCTGAAAATTTGTGGACatgaaagacagaaaacgtcaaaaaacacaaacaagCACACATACACTATAGAGACTATCTGTACACACACtcctgcatatatatatatatatatatatatatggatatatacatagttgcatatatagatgtataaatacatatatatatatacatatatatacatatacatataaatatatatacatttatacatatgcatatgtgtaggCGGAAGTGGAAGTATGCAGGGATACGACTGAGAAAAGTGTTGAGGCAGTGGGCTGAAAATGCATTTTCTCGTTGAAAAGGAACACAGCGGTCGACTTGAAGGACACTGAAATTACTGCATTTGAGCGGCACTCGAAATAGACTGACAGGAACAAAACAACGAATCGATCGAACCACTCTTTCgccgaaaaaaacaaagacaacagcaaacagagacaaggacATATGCATGTTCGACGGAAGAAACGCATCCTATATAGTCAGTTAAGGGGGCCGGAGGTAAAAGGGGTAAGCCAACATACAGAAATCCACAAACacagtatatatatatatatatatatatatatatatatatatataggtcgACAAGTAGAAAGGTAGGTACATCTATGAGTGTGTGTTAAGAATCACACATGGTGAGCGGAGACTTCCAGGTGCGGATCTGTGTTTGGCATTTCTTGGCGTCGATTTGTGTCTGTCCTTGGCCAGCAGTCCGTGTCAATGAGCCGTGTTTCTCAGTTTCGTGAACGAGTGTAGCTGGTTCAGAGCATCGAAAGGTGACCACGGAAATGGGAGACAAATGCGCGTTCCgtgagcgagaaagaagtaGTAGAGGCACGCGTCTTGCTCGGAAAGCGAATCTTGTACAGCGCCCACCATTCCGGGGAATTTGATTCGACgtcaagacgaagaaggaaaatgcGTGGAAAGTTCTCAACTGCGAGTTTTCCGAGTCTGTCGAATCGCGCGTCCAGCGAGTCCCCCTCAAAAGGCAAGGACTcttcgagagaaagcgaaccTGAAGAAGCGCAACCCAAACGCTCTGCAGAAGGCACTTCAGACGCACCACCTCTGAACATGGAAAACGACGTGAGGCGTTGACCCCGACGCCTGCCACAAACTCCGTCGAAAAAGGGGAACCGAGACGTcgaaaagacgaaggcgtCGACACTTGTCTGAGAGCGGAATGCTCTCGTCGATGCACTCCGACACCTGAGCTTCAGCTGGGCATGCACATCTCTCGGTagaaagcgaagacaagAATTCTTCCCCCCATTTCAGCACATGAGCTCTGTGACAGAATCGGAGGAACGATCCGTAGGGGAAGTCCTCAAATTTCTCAGGCATGAACTCTGttgtacacatgcatacacgtatctttatatatatatatatatatatgcgtgaatgtacacatgcatacgtCTATACGAAAGAATAGAGACGCTTTCGTTGTGAAtgcctttctttttttccggaGCATGCGTTGGGTTTCTTTGTGTTTCTGTGTTGAGTGCTGTCGTGTCCGTTCTCTTGGTCGTTTCGACGCcccaaggaagaagaacggaaggCGAGATCCGCAGACGACAGCGAAACAAAAGAGAgcgcgacagaagacgcagacaagGCCGAAACCGTGACCTcaacagcagctgcagatGGTAAAGATAGACTCGAAGAACGGCGCGAAGAAAGGCACATATGCGAGAAACGTGATTCCTACACGTTGTTTCATCAAAAGAAACCGCGACGAGCTCATCCACGCAAGCACTGGAGGAGAGCGTCGCAAGTTTCTTTTCGAGAGCTTCTTCCACGGTCGCGCGAGGTggcttctgtgtttccaAGTCTTGTCGAcctccgtctctgttcctctcctccacccGAACAAAGTCCTCGCCATCCTCCGTTCCCGGGGAACAGAAAATCGTGTCTTTCACTTGCCCTTTCCGCTTCGAAAGCAGGTTTCGACCTTCATCTGTGAAAGAGCTGGAGTCGACAcgctctgctctccgtcgcgaggaagaacttGAAGAATCAGATTTTTCAGGTTCAGCAGAAGTAACTATTCGCTCTTCTCGaacgtcttcctctttttcatGTTGTTTCTCTTGCAGAGATTCTTCCTCCACGACACCTGGCGACTCCGGCTGAGAGTCGGACAGCGACGACATCTTCAAGGGAAAAGCAGTGGACGCGGATAAACTGctaggagagaaaacgaggaactgGGTACGAATGGCTCCGCCAGATTTTAcacaagcatatatatatatatatatacatatacatcgatacatatatctacacATATATTATCTActtatatacacatatattatctaaatatacatacatatatatcaACATtagatacatacacatatatatgtacatatgtgtatacacacatataaatatatatatatatatatatatgcatatatatgcgtatacatgtatgtgaGTACACGAAGGATAAACGActagaggaagagaacgccGTCAGAGTCAAAGAGTATCAAAGGTGGTTGACTGGAGATGCTTTCTTTGTTATTTTCAGTGGGGTATTCTGAGACGGAAGACATGCCTTCGAAAGAGAGCCTGCTTCTCAGGTTTGTCGTGAACATTTACTCAAGAGAAGACGCTGAAAATTCGATCACAAGCTGCCGGTCAAATGTGGTCTCCTTGAAAGACACTTCATTTCACGCTGGTCTTTTGAGCTAGTCTTTTGAACCTTTATCGGACTCGGCGCTCGAATGGTTGTCAAGCTGGGCAAGAAACCCAGAGAGCGGTTGGGAGAGAACTTCTAGTTCGATCGGATTGTCGAACGCCGCTCTGAAAGGGAGGTCGCAGGCCCTTTGCGGAGCGTCTCTGTGTTCAGAAGATAAAGCAGACACGAACGACGAGAAGGCGCGAAACGCACGGAGCGGTCGAGGCGCGACCCTCGCCTCTCAACAAACGTGAAGCGTCCTCGCTATGATTTCCCTTTGCTCTGAACACCTTGTAGGTGGCGATTAAAGAGCCTTCTCTCGAAGATATAGAGGTGAAAAGGCCTTTCTGGCAGTGAGGCGTGGATTGTTTCAGAAGTCTCATCGCAGGTGTACACTCGGTCTCTGAAGGGGCTTTTCTGCCAACGCGAGACTTTAGACAGTCTACTGGTGGGTCGGCAccggggagaaaaaagggtCGAGAGGAGCAAGAAAACATCAGAACGCAttgacagagaagagagaggaaggaaaacccACGGCAGAAGCCAAGATGAGGACTGTGTAGCCGGTGTGgatcgagaaagaaacgcacagagagaacccGACAGGTCCCTCGCACTGCAGAGGGACGGCGGAGCTAAGAGCAAACAGCGGAGATTCCTCAGAAGACCGCAACGACAACAAAGAAAGTTAAGAAATGGAAGAAAAGTTGTCTGGCTGGCGTCCGGATGCGAATGCGGTAAGCAGGGAAAGTCCTG from Toxoplasma gondii ME49 chromosome VIIa, whole genome shotgun sequence carries:
- a CDS encoding hypothetical protein (encoded by transcript TGME49_282090); amino-acid sequence: MCRYMYRCICIYIYIYACVKSGGAIRTQFLVFSPSSLSASTAFPLKMSSLSDSQPESPGVVEEESLQEKQHEKEEDVREERIVTSAEPEKSDSSSSSSRRRAERVDSSSFTDEGRNLLSKRKGQVKDTIFCSPGTEDGEDFVRVEERNRDGGRQDLETQKPPRATVEEALEKKLATLSSSACVDELVAVSFDETTCSLSLEESLPFEGDSLDARFDRLGKLAVENFPRIFLLRLDVESNSPEWAVISWTPAAVCSPCRRTFVDYAAWFLRISLRFSRPVKEYYASKKELLTVEAFRRAQRQACRVQPQKPRADDFCLSYDRILPPRLSALESGQAKSPVSPQVPLTVDNSFSEQLEEFRKGEIACIEIFIDDEDSTLVALPCIHDTPALLQQHVTDGRPRYFLLRYEDSAAFIFFAAAESRRDCVLYAAFKQRALDLILKCGVQVSNRYEIRCAEDLPFVLGEAITRSPGASRCFDSNSLSGSASLFVGVGEQPAEMTKENFLVLLAMLPAKAPPPGDGWQQTAVLPAAQDTLEAWQVSAAL